Proteins encoded together in one Candidatus Xianfuyuplasma coldseepsis window:
- a CDS encoding carbohydrate kinase family protein, with the protein MKSLVIGGCSVDTLIHVPEINSIADDMSLWATNVSTNIGGTGAGKALALDVLSSKVTLITDLGNDEYRPIIESFFETTTIHVVPVETDKCTAHTNIMHSQGKRISIFTSVGTQIPPIPHEFYDIITTVDVVFLNINEFCRQYIPFLQNIDIPIVVDIHDYDEGNPYHQDFIDVADILIASGVSIPNHGQFLKKYIELGKEFVVITNGSKGLVAMDHKQVFELKGYTDFTYVDSNGAGDSFVAGMMIKYLETNDIKQSLVFGSICGAMSCTSYDLYNKKYTKEVIEKIVKGVSL; encoded by the coding sequence ATGAAAAGTCTTGTTATTGGAGGATGTAGTGTCGATACACTAATCCATGTTCCAGAAATTAATTCCATAGCTGATGATATGAGCTTGTGGGCAACGAATGTATCCACAAATATCGGTGGTACCGGAGCCGGAAAGGCTCTTGCTTTAGACGTTTTAAGCTCTAAGGTTACGCTCATTACCGATTTAGGAAACGATGAATATCGACCAATTATTGAATCGTTTTTTGAAACAACTACCATTCATGTAGTACCTGTTGAAACAGATAAATGCACTGCGCATACAAACATTATGCACTCCCAAGGGAAACGAATTAGTATTTTCACATCGGTTGGGACACAAATCCCACCTATACCACATGAATTTTACGACATAATCACAACTGTGGATGTTGTCTTCTTAAATATTAACGAGTTTTGTAGACAGTATATTCCATTCTTACAAAACATCGATATTCCAATCGTTGTAGATATTCATGATTACGATGAAGGAAATCCATATCATCAAGACTTTATTGATGTAGCCGATATTTTAATTGCAAGTGGGGTATCTATTCCAAATCATGGACAATTCCTCAAAAAGTATATTGAACTAGGAAAAGAGTTTGTTGTTATAACAAATGGATCAAAAGGACTTGTTGCAATGGATCATAAACAAGTATTTGAATTAAAAGGATATACTGATTTTACATATGTGGATTCCAATGGTGCTGGCGATAGTTTTGTTGCTGGGATGATGATAAAGTATCTGGAAACAAACGATATTAAACAGTCGTTAGTTTTTGGATCAATATGTGGTGCGATGTCTTGTACAAGTTATGATTTGTATAATAAAAAATATACAAAAGAAGTGATCGAAAAAATCGTTAAAGGAGTGTCATTGTGA
- the glnA gene encoding type I glutamate--ammonia ligase, which produces MATWTKEAILKNAKEENVKYVRLCFTDINGVIKNVEIPGNKLEEALDNEVMFDGSSIDGFVRIQEADMYLYPDYDSWLISSWEQTTYGKVGILICDIYLPNGEPFEGDPRYVLKRNVEKMKSLGFGAFNVGVEPEFFLFKLDANGEPTLDFNDNGGYFDLAPVDGAEDCRRDIVLELEKIGFTMEAAHHEVAPGQHEINFEYNDVVRLSDNLQLFKLVIKNVAKRHGLHATFMPKPISEINGSGMHTNCSLSDKDGNNAFYDPKGEIGLSDVAKQWIAGIMKNARGFTAVTNPTVNSYKRLVPGYEAPCYVSWSDANRSAMIRIPAKKGRATRTEIRSVDPSANPYLALAAILASGLEGIEKKLEATDRVYINLYELSRDDREAMGIVNLPENLKDAVKELKKNDVVKEALGAHVFEKFIEAKQQEWDDFRTSVTEWEIKRYLKVM; this is translated from the coding sequence ATGGCAACATGGACCAAAGAGGCAATCTTAAAGAATGCCAAAGAAGAAAATGTGAAATACGTTCGTTTGTGTTTCACAGACATCAACGGGGTTATTAAGAACGTTGAAATTCCAGGAAATAAACTGGAAGAAGCTTTAGACAATGAGGTAATGTTTGATGGATCATCCATTGACGGATTTGTTCGTATTCAGGAAGCGGATATGTATTTATATCCTGATTATGACTCATGGTTGATCTCATCGTGGGAACAGACAACGTATGGTAAAGTGGGAATTTTGATTTGTGATATCTATCTACCAAACGGAGAACCATTCGAAGGCGACCCACGTTATGTTCTAAAACGCAACGTCGAAAAAATGAAGTCTCTTGGATTTGGTGCATTTAACGTTGGTGTGGAACCCGAGTTCTTCTTATTCAAATTAGATGCAAACGGTGAACCAACACTTGATTTTAATGATAATGGTGGGTATTTCGACCTTGCTCCAGTAGATGGGGCAGAAGATTGTCGTCGGGATATTGTACTAGAACTCGAAAAAATTGGATTCACTATGGAAGCTGCACATCATGAAGTAGCACCCGGACAACATGAAATTAACTTTGAGTATAATGATGTCGTTCGGTTAAGTGATAATCTTCAATTATTTAAGTTAGTCATTAAAAATGTTGCGAAAAGACATGGATTACATGCGACATTTATGCCAAAACCAATTTCTGAAATCAATGGTTCTGGGATGCACACCAACTGTTCACTAAGTGATAAAGATGGAAATAACGCATTTTATGACCCAAAAGGTGAAATTGGATTAAGTGATGTTGCAAAACAATGGATTGCAGGAATTATGAAAAATGCACGTGGATTTACTGCTGTAACAAACCCAACTGTAAACTCGTATAAACGTCTAGTACCAGGATATGAAGCACCTTGCTACGTTTCTTGGAGTGATGCGAACCGCAGTGCAATGATTCGTATACCAGCGAAAAAAGGACGTGCTACTAGAACTGAAATCCGTAGTGTCGATCCAAGTGCAAATCCCTACTTAGCATTAGCAGCTATTTTAGCAAGTGGATTAGAGGGAATTGAGAAGAAACTAGAAGCTACTGATCGCGTTTATATTAACTTATATGAACTATCTCGTGATGATCGCGAAGCAATGGGCATTGTCAATTTACCAGAAAATCTAAAAGACGCTGTCAAAGAACTTAAGAAAAACGACGTAGTAAAAGAGGCTTTGGGTGCACATGTCTTTGAAAAGTTTATCGAGGCAAAACAACAAGAATGGGATGATTTCCGGACATCTGTAACAGAATGGGAAATCAAACGCTACTTGAAAGTAATGTAA